From a single Artemia franciscana chromosome 9, ASM3288406v1, whole genome shotgun sequence genomic region:
- the LOC136031436 gene encoding uncharacterized protein LOC136031436, which translates to MDDHSDLLQKLSYVFEDTKQIFLSMYQPMKGIYVHCGCSLIQMFSFVFEQCKQKLMFIYHTLTVVDLNCGSSITQRLSSIFELCKHCGCSLIQMLSFVFEQCKQKLMFIYHTLTVVDLNCGSCITQRLSSIFELCKLKLMPTYQKFTHMTMSDDSYLMHKTFSVFDQCKQKALSIYEAVTHVYMNCDSSLMQKLFSVFKPIKQSYLLFKHQRLKPIDMNRGSTLMEKLSSAIKDHKWKLLIALACFGSVCYFCTRKKNTRKPKKEVFLESPEKDYELWNLQVLEKFDIENQLQKINQLRTSARRKALEYRKKKGSFKISDLDSSSSTFLDVKDKVIKYIQPTNTWHLEVISVQEVFNANLLEDFHLCQANLFEPSNSQEKFLGTNAKACRNIIENGFRQHFNYGQQQSFGLGIYFAGDSSKSAQQIYTKGSNILILCDVLLGKEMKVSTSQYTINYYTIRSLGYDSLFAPADTKSAGGVLFDEFVIYDPRQAYPRYVINYKVKEIGVPARSVISTKFQKHEILRSRSFDKSNELDYHFRLAEAEFRRFCTNRDVVKVTYVINPALESQFLETSKKFAAKYGAGAEEAKPILAFHGTPIEANIESILKNNFHRSYIKRTAYGHGHYFSEFSKTALGYAGRVKALILCKILVGRSQDAIGRTKLARGYDSLRVEKDALGRGKMIIIENEKQILPQYVVHID; encoded by the exons ATGGATGATCACTCTGACCTATTGCAAAAATTGTCATATGTTTTTGAAGACACCAAACAAATATTCTTGTCCATGTATCAACCAATGAAAGGAATATATGTGCATTGTGGCTGTTCTCTAATACagatgttttcttttgtttttgagcAATGTAAGCAAAAACTAATGTTCATATATCACACATTGACAGTTGTGGACTTGAATTGTGGCTCTTCTATAACACAGCGGCTTTCTTCTATTTTTGAACTATGCAAACATTGTGGCTGTTCTCTAATACAGatgctttcttttgtttttgagcAATGTAAGCAAAAACTGATGTTCATATATCACACATTGACAGTTGTGGACTTGAATTGTGGCTCTTGTATAACACAGCGACTTTCTTCTATATTTGAACTATGCAAACTGAAATTGATGCCCACATATCAAAAATTTACCCACATGACCATGAGTGATGACTCTTATTTAATGCATAAGACATTCTCTGTTTTTGATCAATGCAAACAGAAAGCATTGTCCATATATGAAGCAGTTACACATGTATACATGAATTGTGACTCTTCCCTAATGCAGAAATTATTCTCTGTTTTTAAACCCATCAAACAGAGCTATTTGCTGTTCAAACATCAAAGACTAAAGCCTATAGACATGAATAGAGGTTCTACTCTAATGGAAAAACTTTCTTCTGCTATCAAAGATCACAAATGGAAATTACTAATTGCTTTGGCTTGTTTTGGCTCAGTTTGCTATTTTtgcacaagaaaaaagaataccAGAAAACCCAAAAAAGAGGTGTTTCTAGAATCACCAGAAAAGGATTATGAGTTATGGAATCTCCAGGTTTTGGAAAAGTTTGACATTG AAAATCAACTGCAGAAAATCAATCAGTTGCGAACATCGGCAAGAAGGAAAGCGCTCGAGTACAGAAAGAAAAAGGgaagttttaaaatttcagaCTTGGATTCCTCCTCCTCCACTTTCTTAGATGTCAAAGATAAAGTTATTAAGTACATCCAACCTACTAACACATGGCACCTAGAGGTTATATCAGTTCAAGAGGTCTTCAATGCGAATTTACTTGAAGATTTTCACTTATGTCAAGCCAATTTGTTTGAACCTTCAAATTCGCAAGAAAAATTTCTCGGTACAAATGCAAAAGCTTGTAGGAATATTATTGAGAATGGCTTCCGACAACACTTCAATTATGGCCAACAGCAAAGTTTTGGCCTTGGTATTTACTTTGCCGGTGATTCTAGCAAGAGTGCCCAACAAATCTATACAAAAGGATCGAATATACTTATATTATGCGACGTTCTGCTTGGAAAAGAAATGAAGGTTTCCACTTCTCAAtatacaataaattattatactaTTAGAAGCTTAGGTTATGACTCATTGTTTGCTCCTGCTGATACAAAAAGTGCTGGTGGAGTTTTATTTGATGAATTTGTCATCTACGACCCACGTCAAGCATATCCTAGATATGTCATCAACTACAAAGTTAAAGAAATCGGAGTGCCCGCTAGAAGTGTGATATCAACTAAATTTCAGAAACATGAAATTCTTCGCAGTAGATCCTTTGATAAATCAAATGAACTGGACTACCACTTTCGCCTTGCCGAAGCAGAGTTTCGACGCTTTTGCACAAATAGAGATGTCGTGAAAGTAACTTATGTGATAAATCCAGCATTAGAATCGCAGTTCCTGGAAACCTCAAAAAAATTTGCTGCAAAATACGGAGCTGGTGCAGAAGAAGCCAAGCCAATACTTGCATTTCATGGTACTCCAATTGAGGCAAATATTGAGTCAATCCTCAAGAATAATTTTCATCGCTCTTATATTAAGCGAACAGCTTATGGCCATGGACATTATTTTTCAGAGTTCTCTAAAACGGCTTTAGGCTATGCTGGACGTGTGAAAGCTCTGATACTTTGTAAAATATTAGTAGGTAGATCACAGGATGCTATAGGCCGCACAAAGCTGGCGAGAGGATACGACTCTCTTCGTGTCGAGAAGGATGCTCTTGGAAGGGGGAAAATGATTATTATCGAAAACGAAAAACAGATATTACCTCAATACGTGGTGCACATAGATTAA